Proteins encoded within one genomic window of Mycolicibacterium monacense:
- a CDS encoding SRPBCC family protein, with protein sequence MTNPAAASAKATVDIDADPATVYRLITDLRTLAELAEETSAMEWKKGDDARPGAVFVGRNRNGSRSWSTTCTVTDATPGQVFAFDVRSTVIPVAHWRYEISPTASGCRVTESTWDRRPGWFRKPAGWATGVSDRDTANAENIAATLRRLKARAEA encoded by the coding sequence ATGACGAACCCCGCCGCCGCCTCGGCGAAGGCCACGGTCGACATCGACGCCGACCCGGCCACGGTGTACCGCCTCATCACCGATCTTCGCACCCTCGCCGAACTCGCCGAGGAGACTTCGGCGATGGAGTGGAAGAAGGGTGACGACGCCAGGCCGGGCGCGGTGTTCGTCGGCCGCAACCGCAACGGTTCGCGGTCGTGGAGCACCACCTGCACCGTCACCGACGCCACGCCGGGGCAGGTGTTCGCGTTCGACGTGCGCAGCACCGTCATCCCGGTGGCCCACTGGCGCTACGAGATCAGCCCGACCGCGTCGGGGTGCCGGGTCACCGAGAGCACCTGGGACCGGCGGCCGGGGTGGTTCCGGAAGCCGGCCGGCTGGGCGACCGGTGTCAGCGACCGGGACACCGCCAATGCCGAGAACATCGCCGCGACGCTGCGCCGGCTCAAGGCCCGCGCCGAGGCCTAG
- a CDS encoding DUF427 domain-containing protein: MSGRPVLEPTAAHPITVSPTGRHVTVTVNGEVIAETDQALTLQEADYPAVQYIPLRDVNDSALVCSDTTSYCPYKGDAAYYHVNAAGETVEDVIWTYGQPYPAVGAIAGHVAFYPDKADVTVG, encoded by the coding sequence ATGTCCGGACGCCCAGTGCTCGAACCCACCGCGGCGCACCCCATCACGGTGTCACCGACCGGCCGCCACGTCACGGTGACGGTGAACGGCGAAGTGATCGCCGAGACCGACCAGGCGCTCACCCTGCAGGAGGCGGATTACCCTGCGGTGCAGTATATCCCGTTGCGTGACGTCAACGATTCGGCGTTGGTCTGCAGCGACACCACCTCCTACTGCCCGTACAAGGGTGACGCCGCCTACTACCACGTGAACGCGGCGGGGGAGACCGTCGAGGACGTGATCTGGACCTACGGGCAGCCGTATCCGGCGGTCGGCGCGATCGCCGGCCACGTCGCGTTCTATCCGGACAAGGCCGACGTCACCGTCGGCTGA